TATATCGACCTCCGAATAAATATTATATTTTTTAAGTGTATTTTTAATATTTTCTTTAAGGGTTTGTTCAAATCTTTTTCTTGTCCCTCTTGCCTTTGTTCCAATCTCGCCATATCTTACTATTACTTTAATAATATTATTATTATCAATATCTTCATTATTATTATTCAATTTTTCACCTGATATATTTTATATATTATATAGGAGTATAGTTATATATAATATATATAAATATAATATATTATCCATATAGCCTGTGAAAATATAAACGAAACCTTTATAAATAAGTGAAAGAATGATTAATATAAAAGAATTGAAAAAACATTGTGACCCATCATATCTAACAATTAGAAATGATAAAATAATAATCAATAATAAAAGATTAGCGAGACTATCAAAGGACAAAATAGAACAAATTGAACAAGAATTCAACATTCCAATAATTTATTCTAGGAAATATGAAGAGATATCTCAAAGAATAGGCAGATATATTTCAAAACACCAAATAATTAGCCCAAAAGACCATATCATAGTTGGTTTAAGTGGTGGAAAAGATAGTTTAGCATTATTGCACTTATTAGAGCCATATAGGCGAAAATATGGGATAAAAATATATGCTATAACAGTGGATTTGAATATTGAAAATAATAGGCCATGGAGTGAAACAAATAAAAACATGGACAAAGTAATAAACCATTGTAAAAATCTGAATATCCCCCACAAAATAATAGGTTATGACCAAGATGTAGTTCAAATGTCTAAAATATTATCGGAGAATACAAAGGGAATAGAATATTCCCCATGTTTTTCATGCTCTGTGGTTAGGCGACATGTATTAACTAACTTTGCCAGAGAGCTCTTTGAAAAAGAAATCCAAAAAGATGAAAAAATAGACGAGAACAAAATAAAAATATGTTTTGGCCATACCTTGGAGGATAATTCAGATACAATATTGGCGAATATCTTAAAGGGGGATGTTATACGAACCCTTGAACCATTGAAACGATTCCACAATTCTGAATTTGACTATGGTAAATTCAAAGTTAAATTGCAGGATTGCATATTAATAAGACCT
The window above is part of the Methanococcus aeolicus Nankai-3 genome. Proteins encoded here:
- a CDS encoding tRNA lysidine(34) synthetase → MINIKELKKHCDPSYLTIRNDKIIINNKRLARLSKDKIEQIEQEFNIPIIYSRKYEEISQRIGRYISKHQIISPKDHIIVGLSGGKDSLALLHLLEPYRRKYGIKIYAITVDLNIENNRPWSETNKNMDKVINHCKNLNIPHKIIGYDQDVVQMSKILSENTKGIEYSPCFSCSVVRRHVLTNFARELFEKEIQKDEKIDENKIKICFGHTLEDNSDTILANILKGDVIRTLEPLKRFHNSEFDYGKFKVKLQDCILIRPLLSVSEKDILKALNECDLDYYHDKNECPYSRENGDGIRKKCHEVLGALEKDVKNIREMVISSALSTIEHYKKEK